AGTGGAAGGTTGGCCATGGAAGATTGCGCGCAAGTGCTCGGCCAGCGGTGCCATCACGGCGTGCTGCAGCATGGAGAAGTGGTTGCCGGGTACGGAGAATGTCTCGAAGCTGCCTTGGGCCAGGCTGCGCCAGCGGCGACGGGAGGCGGCACGCAACGAGGCTGCGAAGTCTTGCTGCGGCTCAAAGAAGTAAACCGGCACATGGATCGCGCCGGTGGGGGCATAGGATACCAGCGCCTCCTCGTTGGGCTCGAACAGCTGGAAGGGCTGCGTGTGGCCGTTTTCGCCCACCTTCGCCTCGTCGCCCGTCCAATGAGGATCGACATGGCGGATCTCGCTGGCGAAAAAGCTGTCGAGCACCACCAGGCCCTGCGGCAGCGGCAAGCCCAGGTGCTCGCACTGGCGCACCATCTCGAAGGCTACAACACCGCCCATCGACCAGCCGCCGAGCCACCAGCCGCGCTTCGGGTCGGGGATCAGACGCAGCAGAGCCCTCGCCATCGCTTCTATCGTGCGGTGCGGCGGACACTCGCCCCGCAGCCCCGGCGTTTCGAACGCATGGAAGGGACGGTCTCGACCGAGGCCGTGCGCGAGGGCAAGCAGGCTGGCACATTCGCCGTCGCCACCGGGCAACATGTAAAGGGGCGAGCCATCACCCTCCGATTGCAGGGTATGGAGATGGCGGTGGCGGACGGAGGCAGAAGTCGTCGACTTTGCTGCGACCAGACGGCGCACATTGCCGTGTGCAATCAGCTCTCCCACGCTCAGCTCCAGCCCGGCAGCCTCCCGGAGGCGGGCCACCAGACGCACCGCAAGCAGGGACTGGCCGCCGCTCGCGAAAAAGTCGTCGGTGACGCCCAGTGCGGGTTGATGCAACACTTCGCGCCACACTGCCAGTACTTTGGTTTCGGCGGGCGTAGGCTCCGGCGTTGAGGCTTTGGATGCTTCGACGACGGGCTCAGGCAAGGCACGGCGGTCGATCTTGCCACTGGCGTTGAGCGGCAGCGCAGGCAGCAGCAGCACGCGAGCCGGCACGGCGGCAGGCGGCAGGCGCTCGATCAGGTAGGCACGCAGTTCTTCGGGCTCTGCCTCTTCCTCGGGGCGCAACACGGCGTAAGCGGCGAGGAACGCGCCCTCTCCTTGCCCTTTGACGGCTACCGCCGCGCTGAGCACGGCAGGATGCTGGTGCAGGCAGGCTTCGACTTCGCCCAGCTCGATGCGGAAGCCGCGCACCTTTACCTGACCGTCGATGCGCCCGTGAAATTCCAGTTGACCGGCGGCATTCCAGCGGACGCGGTCTCCCGTGCGGTAAAGGCGGTCTGGAGTCAACGGGTGGTGGACGAAAGCGTTCGCCGTCAGCTCTGGGCGCTGCCAATAGCCTTGAGCGACGGCCGGGCCGCCGAGCCACAGCTCACCGGTGGCGCCGCGCGGCAGCAGATTTCCGCCGGGATCCATGACCAAGGCTTGCGTGTGGGCCAGTGGGCGCCCGATCGGCATGCCGCCGGAAGGAGCATCCGCCCCGGGCTCAAACACCGTGGTCGTCACCGTCGTTTCGGTGGGGCCGTAGCCGTTGAGCCAGCGGACCCGGGGATGGCGTTGCCTCCAAAGGGCGTAGACCTCCGGGCTGGGAGCCTCGCCTCCCACGATGAGCAGACGCACCGACTCGGGCATCCAACCCGCAGCAGCACTGGAGCGCACCCAGTGTTGCCAGAACGCGGTCGGCAGATTCAGGACGGTGGGCTGCGCCTGGGCCAGCCAAAGCTCGAATTCGCGTGCTTCCAGCGGCCCGCCAGCCGGGAACGGCACCACGGTGCCGCCAGTTGCGAGGGTCGGGAAAAGCTCCTCGACGGATACATCAAAGAGCGGAGAGGCGAATTGCAGCACGCGGTCGCGCGCGCCCAGCTCGTAGGCCATCGGCATGGCGACGCAGAGAGCGGCCACGTTACCGTGAGTCACCACCACGCCCTTGGGGCGCCCAGTACTGCCGGAGGTGTAAATCATGTAGGCCGGGTCGCTGGCTTTGACTACCGCAGGCGTGAAGCCATGCGGCGTGCCCACTGCATCCACCTTTACCCGTGTGCAGGTGGCGAGGGCCTCGGGCAGGGGGTCGGCGCTGTCGCCGATCACCGTTTGCAGGCCCGCATCCGCCACGATCTGTTGCAGGCGAGCCGCCGGAAGCTCGCGGCTGAGTGGCAGGTAAGCTCGCCCGGCCTTCCAGATCGCGAGGATGGCTACCACCAGCTCGGTCGAGCGCTCGAGCAGCACTCCGACAAACGGCGCGGGCTGGCGGCCAAGCGCGGCGGCAAGGCTGGAGGAACGGCGGTCGATTTCTTCGTAAGTCCAACGGCGATCGCCTTCATGCACGGCCACGGCATGCGGCGCTTGCTGCACCCGGTCGCCCCAGCGCTGCAGGAAAAGCGGACTGCCCGGTGGGATCGGAGCGGGTGGCAAGCCCAGTTGCTGCAGCGCTTGCACCTCCGCTACCGATACGGCGGGGATTTCTCGCAACGGCGTATCCGGCCCTTTCAGCAGGCAGGCGAGCAGAGCTTCAAACCCGTTGGCGATGCGCTGGACGGTTTCTAGGTCGTAGAGAGACGCGTCGTATTCGAGCCAGCCTTCCAGCGTTTGGCCTACCTGAGAGAATTCAAACGTGAGGTCGAACTTGCAATCCTGGTAGGGGAAGTCGAAGCGCTGGACTTCCGCCTCACCAAAATACAGGGCGCTCTTCGGGTTGTTCTCCAGCGAGAGCATGATCTGGAAGAGCGGGTTGACCCCGGTGCGCCGCTCCACTCCGGCCAGCTCGACCACACGGTCGAAGGGCAGGCGCTGGTGCTCGAACGCTTCCAGACTACGGCGGCTTACGCGCTCCAGCAGACGGCGGAAGGTGTCGTCTTCGCGCAGTGCCTGGCGCATGGCCAAGGTATTGACGCAGTAGCCCACCACCGAGTCGACACCCGGACGGCTGCGATTGGCTACCGGAGTGCCGATGACGCAATCGTCTTCGCCCGTCCACTGGCGTAGCTGCAACGCCAGGGTTGCGAGCAACACCGTATAGGGGGTCACGCGCTCGCGGCGGCAGAATTCGAACAAACGCGCCTGCAAAGCCGAGGGGACGGCGAACGGCAGGTTGGCACCCCGGGCCGGGGCGAGCCCGCGCGAACGGTCCGGCGGGAAGACGCTCACCGGAGGAGCCCCCTGCAATGCGCGGCGCCAGTAGCCCTTGGCGGCTTCGGCAGCCTCCGAGGCCAGCCACGTTTGCTCTTCCTGCGCGATCTGGAACCAGCCGCGGCCAGGAGCAGACAGGGTCAAGGGTTGGCTCCGCAAGTTGGCCTCGTAGAGTTGCCCCAATTCGCGCAGCAACAGGCCAGCCGACCAGCCGTCGACAATGATGTGGTGCAGATTGAGACAGACGACATGGCGCTGAGCGGCGACGCGGTACACGCGACCGCGCCAAGGCGGACCGGCGGCCAGGTCGAAGGCCTCGCGAACGCCACTGGCTACGTCTTGGCGCACCCAGTCGAGCGCCTGCGAGCCTTGGGCCGCTTCTGCATCGACGAACTCCAGTTTCGGCCAATCTGCGCACAGCTCCTGCCGGGGCTCGCCATCGAGCTCGACAAAGCGGGTGCGCAAGGCCTCATGCCGCTCCACCAGCGTCTGCCAACAGGCGATCAACATCGGTGCATCCAACTCGCCCATGATGTCGAGCGAGAGCGGCACATTGTAGGCCGAGCTGGAGGGCTCAACTTGCTGCAAAAACCAGAGCTGCGCCTGTCCGGCAGTCAGCGAGGCCAAGGCCGGGGCTTGTTCGGCGTCGGCCTCCGGTGTTTGCGTGTCACCGGGATTGGCTGCCCACCGGGCCAGTGCTGCTACCGTAGGCTCTGCAAAGAAAGTGCGGAGCGATACCTGCACGCCAAACTCCTGCTCCACCATCGTGATCAACTGCGTCGCCACCAGTGAATGGCCACCCAGTTCAAAGAAATCGTCCTCCCTGCCAACAGGGTCGGCCCGGTCGAGCAGGCGCTGCCAGATCTCCGCCAGGCGACGCTCCACTGGATCGCGGGGGGGCAAAGCGGCAGCTTGTTTCGCCGGGCGTGCCTCGGCCGCCAGTGCCGCCAGGCGGCTGCGGTCCACCTTGCCGTTGCGGTTCAGCGGCAGCTCGCGCACGAAGTGGAACTGCGCGGGCAGCATGTAGGGCGGCAGGCGATCGCGCAACCAGGCCCGCAGCTCGCTCGGGTGCAGCTGCCCCGGCATGGCCAGCACCGCTTCGATCTGTTTGCCCACGTGCGGGCGTTCGGAGATGAAGACGGCAGCTTGTTCGACCTGCGGGTGCTCCTGCAACGCACTCTCGATGTCGCCCAGCTCGATGCGGAAGCCTCGGATCTTGACTTGCCGGTCGAGGCGCCCTCCGAATTCGAGTAGGCCGTCGGCCCGCCAGCGGCCACGATCACCGGTGCGGTAGATGCGTTGGCCGGCGCGTAGCGGGTGCGCGACGAAGGCTTGGGCGGTGAGCTTTGGGTTGCCAAAGTAGCCGTTCGCAAGGCCGTCCCCGCCGAGGCAGATCTCGCCCCAGACGTTGAGCGGTGCCGGTTGGCCAGAGGCATCACAGACGAGGGCTTCCGTGTGCGCAATCGAGCTCCCCAGCGGCAGAGCGCCCCCTGCCCAATCGCTAGGCACGAGGAAATAGGTCGAGAAGGTCGTGTTTTCGGTCGGCCCATAGGCGTTGACGACTTCGCAATCAGGGGCGGCCTGTTGCACCGCACGCACCGCGACAGGCGAAACGACATCGCCACCAGTCAGCACACGTTGCACACCGGCGAAGCAGGCGGCGTGCTCTCGCGCCAGGAGGTCGAAGAGCCCGGCAGTCAGGAACAGCGCCGTCGGTTGCTCTCGCGCCAGGAAGTTGGCGAGGTCCGGCACCACGATCTCGGTAGATTCGTAGAGCACGATCTCCCCGCCGTTGAGCAGTGGCCCCCAAATCTCGTAAGTAGCGGCATCGAATGCCACCGATGCGAGATGGGCCACGCGACAATCCGGGCCTAGCGGGCTGTAACAGTTGCCACGCACCAGCCGCACGATGCCCCGGTGCGGGATCTCTACGCCCTTGGGCTCACCCGTGCTGCCAGAGGTGAACATGACATAGGCCCGGCGCTTATCGCCTTGCCGGTCGATCTCGGGCAGCGGGCGGTGGCTGTTGACTCCCCGCTTGAAAACGGTGCTGAAGTCTAGCGCGTCGCGCGACCCGCTTTCGTCGAGAAAGATGCGGGGCCATACCAGCTCCAGGATGTGCTGAACCCGTGCTTCCGGATAAGTCGGATCGATCGGCACGTAATAGGCGCCCAGCCGGAGGATCCCCAGCAGCACGGCCACAAAATCGACGGAGCGGTGGGCACGCAGGCACACGGCATCGCCCGCCTTCACCCCATGCTCCAGCAGGCCACAGGCATAGCAGTCGGCCCGGTGCTCCAGCTCGCGGTAGGTCAGCTTGCGTTCGCCGCAGGAGATGGCAGTGCGCTCACCATGCTCGTCGACCTGCTCCGCAAACAACGCCTCGATGCTCTGCTCGCGGGGGTAAGCCGGAGATGGCACCGTAGTCAGGGCCTCCAAGGCACGCCGCTCCTGCATGTCCAGCAGCGGGATGGCTGCCACCGGACGCGCGGCATCGGCCAGTGCCGCCTGCAGGATGACCACGTAATGGCGATGCATGCGTGCGAGCGTCGCCTCGTCGAAAAGAGCCGGACGATATTTGTAGAATACGAGGCACTTGCCACTGGTCTCGACCACCGAGAGCATCAGGTCGAACTCGCCGCTCTGGTGCACTTCGGGGATGGTTTCGAGCACCAGACGGTCACCCGCCTCACCCTTGGCGGCGAGCAGCTCGGCCGTGCTCGCGTCGAGGCTCGTCAGCCAGTTCTGGAAGCCGAAGACGACGCGGAATACGGGGTTGGAGTCGGGACTGCGCTCCAGATCGAGGTGATGGATCAGCTCGCTGAACGGGTAGTCGCCGTGTTCCACGCCCTCCAGCAAGGCCCGCTGCAAGTCCTTCAGCAGATCGCGAAAGGGCGTCTCCGGCTCGATGTGCTGCACGAGCGGCATCAGGTTGGCAAAGTAGCCCACGAGGTGCCCGAAGGCCGAATGCGGGCGGCCTGCCACGGGAGTGCCGACGATGATCCTGCGCTCGCCTGAGTAACGGTGTAGAAGTGCACACCAGGTGCCGCACATCAGCGTGAAGAGGTTCACGCCTTCACGTCGCGCCAAAGCCTTCAATTGCTCGGTCGTGCTGGCGTCCAGCTCGGCGGTGAAAACTGCGCCTCCAGGGCTTGGCTGAGCGCCACGCGCGCGGTCGGTCGGCAGTTCAAGCTGAGGCAGCTCTCCCGCAAGGCGCTCGGTCCAGTATTGGCGGGCGCGAAGGCCTTGCGAACCGGCCAGCATCTCTTGCTGCCAGGCCACGAAATCACGGTATTGGGCCGGCAAGGGCTCAAGCTCAACCGGTTGATTGCGTCGCAATGCTTCGTAGGCCTTGATCAACTCACCGAGCAGGACGGTCAGCGACATGCCGTCAAAAACGATGTGGTGGGCCGTCAGCACCAACGCGTAATCCGCCGCGCCGAGCTGCACAAGCTGCGCCCGGAACAGGGGACCGCCTTCGAGGGTGAACGGTGCCCGCCCCAGGGCCAGCAAGCGGTCGGGAAGCTCGCCCTCCTCCACGCCACTCCAGGAGATCAATTCGAGCTTCGGAGGCTCTGGAAGCAAGCGCTGGCGGGGCTGCCCGTCGACGACTTCTACCGTCACTTGCAGCGCCTCGTGGCGTGCCACCACCCGGTCGAGCGCTTCCGCAAAGGCATGCGTATCCAATGCCTGACGGATGCGGAAACCACAGGGCAGGTTATAGGCGTAGTCGTCGGGATCGAGGCGGGCGAGCGACCACAGCGCGGCTTGGCCTCGGGACAAGGCGAAGGGCTCACGCGATGAGGCGGAAGTGTGCTCGCTCTTTTCGACCGACACTGCCGAGGGCAAGCGAGCCTCCAGCGCGGCCAGGGTCGGCTGATCAAACAGCTCCACCGGCGAGATGCTGACGCCAAAGGTCTCCTGCAGGCGCTGGATCAGTTGCAGACCCAGGAGCGAATCGAAGCCATAGTCCCGCAGATCGCAATCGGCATCGAGCTGCGCTGGCTCGAGCTTGAGCAGCTCGGCCACGATTTCGCGTAGACCACCTGCGGAGGGCGATTCCAGTGTGGACGCGACCACCTGAGCAACCGGCGGCTGCGGAGAGACAGAATCGGGCAGCCAGCAGCGCACGCGGTCAAAGGCATAGCCCGGCAGCGATACGACCCGTGCCCGACGCTGCGCCCAGAGGACTTGCTCCCAATCCACCTCGGCCCCTTTGATCCACAGCAGGGCGAGGCGGTGCAAGCTACCGGCGAAGGCTTGCAGCGAGGCGGCGTCGAAAGCGTCGGCCAGGCGAGCATCGGCAGTATCC
This Verrucomicrobiota bacterium JB022 DNA region includes the following protein-coding sequences:
- a CDS encoding amino acid adenylation domain-containing protein, with protein sequence VAVDTMCSSSLSAIHLACESLRRGESELALAGGVNLIVHPQKYALLSQGRFASTDGRCRAFGEGGDGYVPGEGVGAVLLKPLERALADGDAIHAVIRGSALNHGGRLAGSGYTVPSPLAQADVIRQALEDAGVPPESISYIEAHGTGTALGDPVEISGLSKVFGQAGHAIAVGSVKSNIGHLESAAGIAGLTKVLLQLKHRRIAPSLLHHPEGQLNAKIDFASTPFVVPTEGREWASTTGPRRAALSAFGAGGSNAHLILEEAPEAAPAHELASPQLIVLSAQNKSRLQAMARELAAWLEAANNGSNALPRVAELLGVNPSDLCLDDSLTDCGLSADQIRQLASESGRDALTAETHLHELAGGNRLPLAALAATLQTARETMPERLAFVASSVSAVISHLRNFLEGQAQDLWLGRVEEEAEDSFDPFDLPLDEVARRWVAGQPVTWAVSGPRLRLPGTLFGGRAHWIRTAAATPAATSALLHPLLHRNVSRLHGAAFETTWQASDSLLRDHQIQHRATLPGATCVEMLQAAAELATGESPSTLTDIAWLQPLQVADGPKTTRLELQPQGDALRASLRSGDTLLAQATIASTQALQAPTIDLARWRAEASEPVPLGEFYPEAARRGLSYGPTLRTLESVWRGPEAVVVQLRLRQTGICRFAPELLDGALQATAFLGGDEGTGWLPVALERVQLHQPLGPEVWVRLVESSRTADERVFKLTLADPTGLVCLQLDGLHVRRLSPEKPRGPAPLLLHKIWKGCQTTSRTPFETVVTAREGGWQLNGRDYPMAQTVELWASLRGIDRLQLTLDATDPLGSLSSFFQGALKAGVRAVEVACVVGDNVRLAAAVAGFGRSLARENAAYRLVSIEGPISSWTNDPFIEHLRKGQRPAWQELAATPAQTRLRKGGVYWITGGASGVGRLVARHLACNYQAHLVLSGRRSPDRETESLLAELQTTGAASVTYLACDVASRASVDTAVAAIEQQHGRLHGIFHSAGVLRDRLLPSKMAEDWQSVEAPKVDGVRHLDAGTVHLSLDFLVLFSSIAAELGGMGQTDYAFANGYLDGFAAWREAERLAGRRKGVCRSINWPYWREGGMRLSDAALKALDANLGLQPLETVAGLEVLETILAAAAPQVMVLPGDTARLRSLFLPAVDKPLVASTPTKARPGRSAARLVTEVLAEVLRVPVPDIRLQEKLDRYGVDSVAAMALTDALEQKVGSLPKTLLYECDTVSALAEQLQELHPEAFKEDIETAPTPAPVPMPSLITSTMALEQMTTADDAVAVIGLSGRYPASPDLDTLWENLRQGRNCVGEIPASRWEAEGASGSRFGGFIEGIEDFDPLLFQISPREAEQLDPQARLFLEAAWHAFEDAGYSPLRIAREQDMAGGAGVWVSSMYQHYPYLLGDTEAAARLASGAHWTIVNRTSYCFDLRGPSLSVDTACSGSLTALHLACESIRRGEVPFALVGGINLTLHRGKFAALQQMNLLSKGDETRSLGQGDGFVAGEGVGACILKPLAAARRDGDRIYGIIRGSAVNHGGRTNGFTVPSVQAQATLIERGLARAGLRPTDIDCVEVAANGSPLGDPIEFSALKRVFRSVTTPVRLGSVKSNLGHLEAASGLSQLTKVLLQFQAQTLVPTLHADPLNPAVELGGTPFRLQQTAEPWTSDKPCRVLIDSFGAGGANAMLVVESVVAAEPAGTFPGAQLLPLSARTPEALRRQAASLRAVLAGKHAQTPLADVAYTLQIGRAQLAERLALTVENTSEAVAALDEFLSTQSRRGTHWERDTADARLADAFDAASLQAFAGSLHRLALLWIKGAEVDWEQVLWAQRRARVVSLPGYAFDRVRCWLPDSVSPQPPVAQVVASTLESPSAGGLREIVAELLKLEPAQLDADCDLRDYGFDSLLGLQLIQRLQETFGVSISPVELFDQPTLAALEARLPSAVSVEKSEHTSASSREPFALSRGQAALWSLARLDPDDYAYNLPCGFRIRQALDTHAFAEALDRVVARHEALQVTVEVVDGQPRQRLLPEPPKLELISWSGVEEGELPDRLLALGRAPFTLEGGPLFRAQLVQLGAADYALVLTAHHIVFDGMSLTVLLGELIKAYEALRRNQPVELEPLPAQYRDFVAWQQEMLAGSQGLRARQYWTERLAGELPQLELPTDRARGAQPSPGGAVFTAELDASTTEQLKALARREGVNLFTLMCGTWCALLHRYSGERRIIVGTPVAGRPHSAFGHLVGYFANLMPLVQHIEPETPFRDLLKDLQRALLEGVEHGDYPFSELIHHLDLERSPDSNPVFRVVFGFQNWLTSLDASTAELLAAKGEAGDRLVLETIPEVHQSGEFDLMLSVVETSGKCLVFYKYRPALFDEATLARMHRHYVVILQAALADAARPVAAIPLLDMQERRALEALTTVPSPAYPREQSIEALFAEQVDEHGERTAISCGERKLTYRELEHRADCYACGLLEHGVKAGDAVCLRAHRSVDFVAVLLGILRLGAYYVPIDPTYPEARVQHILELVWPRIFLDESGSRDALDFSTVFKRGVNSHRPLPEIDRQGDKRRAYVMFTSGSTGEPKGVEIPHRGIVRLVRGNCYSPLGPDCRVAHLASVAFDAATYEIWGPLLNGGEIVLYESTEIVVPDLANFLAREQPTALFLTAGLFDLLAREHAACFAGVQRVLTGGDVVSPVAVRAVQQAAPDCEVVNAYGPTENTTFSTYFLVPSDWAGGALPLGSSIAHTEALVCDASGQPAPLNVWGEICLGGDGLANGYFGNPKLTAQAFVAHPLRAGQRIYRTGDRGRWRADGLLEFGGRLDRQVKIRGFRIELGDIESALQEHPQVEQAAVFISERPHVGKQIEAVLAMPGQLHPSELRAWLRDRLPPYMLPAQFHFVRELPLNRNGKVDRSRLAALAAEARPAKQAAALPPRDPVERRLAEIWQRLLDRADPVGREDDFFELGGHSLVATQLITMVEQEFGVQVSLRTFFAEPTVAALARWAANPGDTQTPEADAEQAPALASLTAGQAQLWFLQQVEPSSSAYNVPLSLDIMGELDAPMLIACWQTLVERHEALRTRFVELDGEPRQELCADWPKLEFVDAEAAQGSQALDWVRQDVASGVREAFDLAAGPPWRGRVYRVAAQRHVVCLNLHHIIVDGWSAGLLLRELGQLYEANLRSQPLTLSAPGRGWFQIAQEEQTWLASEAAEAAKGYWRRALQGAPPVSVFPPDRSRGLAPARGANLPFAVPSALQARLFEFCRRERVTPYTVLLATLALQLRQWTGEDDCVIGTPVANRSRPGVDSVVGYCVNTLAMRQALREDDTFRRLLERVSRRSLEAFEHQRLPFDRVVELAGVERRTGVNPLFQIMLSLENNPKSALYFGEAEVQRFDFPYQDCKFDLTFEFSQVGQTLEGWLEYDASLYDLETVQRIANGFEALLACLLKGPDTPLREIPAVSVAEVQALQQLGLPPAPIPPGSPLFLQRWGDRVQQAPHAVAVHEGDRRWTYEEIDRRSSSLAAALGRQPAPFVGVLLERSTELVVAILAIWKAGRAYLPLSRELPAARLQQIVADAGLQTVIGDSADPLPEALATCTRVKVDAVGTPHGFTPAVVKASDPAYMIYTSGSTGRPKGVVVTHGNVAALCVAMPMAYELGARDRVLQFASPLFDVSVEELFPTLATGGTVVPFPAGGPLEAREFELWLAQAQPTVLNLPTAFWQHWVRSSAAAGWMPESVRLLIVGGEAPSPEVYALWRQRHPRVRWLNGYGPTETTVTTTVFEPGADAPSGGMPIGRPLAHTQALVMDPGGNLLPRGATGELWLGGPAVAQGYWQRPELTANAFVHHPLTPDRLYRTGDRVRWNAAGQLEFHGRIDGQVKVRGFRIELGEVEACLHQHPAVLSAAVAVKGQGEGAFLAAYAVLRPEEEAEPEELRAYLIERLPPAAVPARVLLLPALPLNASGKIDRRALPEPVVEASKASTPEPTPAETKVLAVWREVLHQPALGVTDDFFASGGQSLLAVRLVARLREAAGLELSVGELIAHGNVRRLVAAKSTTSASVRHRHLHTLQSEGDGSPLYMLPGGDGECASLLALAHGLGRDRPFHAFETPGLRGECPPHRTIEAMARALLRLIPDPKRGWWLGGWSMGGVVAFEMVRQCEHLGLPLPQGLVVLDSFFASEIRHVDPHWTGDEAKVGENGHTQPFQLFEPNEEALVSYAPTGAIHVPVYFFEPQQDFAASLRAASRRRWRSLAQGSFETFSVPGNHFSMLQHAVMAPLAEHLRAIFHGQPSTAYRASPLPLDD